In one window of Episyrphus balteatus chromosome 3, idEpiBalt1.1, whole genome shotgun sequence DNA:
- the LOC129915035 gene encoding putative nuclease HARBI1, with translation MNFFVPVELFLRRENEENENYNYNRNVRLLRINLRNKLNILELPNSKFLKNFRVTKETFLSILDLLELPVGVRSTHIPPILQLAVTLNFLGGGAYQRQVGADWSAPMGQSTVCEVITSTLRKMETKLCPSKIKFSPTAMEGTKRYFYEKYRIPGVIGCIDGSHIMLLRPSENEHIFFNRKGRHSINAMIICDENTKILAINSKYGGSAHDSFVWRQSAQREKMNTDYCAGSSSTWLLGDSGYPLEPFLLTPYRSAAENSPDAWFNHVHSQARSTVERCIGVMKTRWRCILEERKLRYSPKRSATIVNVCAALHNICCEQRVPLPDEVRRVSSSDSLNNRQPENSSNDGMRIRNRIRDDLWANRTRH, from the exons atgaatttttttgtgccTGTGGAACTGTTTTTACGGagagaaaatgaagaaaatgaaaattataattataaccGCAACGTCCGACTCTTGAggataaatttaagaaataaactAAATATATTGGAATTACCAAACTCAAA GTTCTTAAAAAACTTTCGAGTTACAAAAGAAACGTTTCTTTCCATTCTTGACCTTCTGGAACTGCCAGTTGGAGTTCGTTCCACCCATATTCCTCCTATTCTCCAATTGGCAGTGACATTAAATTTTCTTGGTGGTGGTGCTTATCAACGGCAAGTTGGTGCAGACTGGTCAGCGCCAATGGGGCAAAGCACTGTGTGTGAAGTGATAACatcaactttaagaaaaatggaaacaaaattgtgtccatcaaaaataaaattttcaccaACAGCAATGGAAGGTACCAAAAGATACTTCTATGAGAAATATCGCATACCaggag TAATCGGGTGCATAGATGGTTCACATATAATGTTACTTCGCCCATCTGAAAATGAGCATATCTTTTTCAACAGAAAGGGGAGGCATAGCATAAATGCTATGATT ATCTGTGACGAAAACACGAAAATTTTAGCTATTAACTCCAAATACGGTGGAAGTGCCCATGACAGCTTTGTCTGGAGGCAGAGTGCTCAGAGGGAAAAGATGAATACCGACTATTGCGCTGGTAGTTCCTCGACATGGCTTCTCG GTGACAGCGGCTATCCACTGGAACCGTTTTTATTAACACCCTACCGAAGTGCAGCCGAAAATTCGCCAGATGCATGGTTCAACCACGTACACTCTCAGGCTAGGAGCACTGTTGAACGATGTATTGGTGTAATGAAGA CTCGATGGAGGTGCATTTTAGAAGAAAGAAAGTTGAGGTACTCCCCTAAACGATCGGCTACAATTGTTAACGTTTGTGCAGCTTTACACAATATTTGTTGTGAGCAAAGGGTACCACTACCAGACGAAGTAAGAAGAGTTTCTTCATCCGATAGTTTAAACAATCGCCAACCTGAAAATAGCAGCAATGATGGAATGCGAATTCGCAACAGAATAAGAGATGATCTTTGGGCTAACCGTACAAGGcattaa